One window from the genome of Thermaerobacter marianensis DSM 12885 encodes:
- a CDS encoding SH3 domain-containing protein: protein MERLNRLWVVVAVLVVAFMAYSVGGWLNNVQQAMTTVDDLMVRMTQLEAQQAEISAALAGSGDLASGWDDQSTAAGEQPAAGEEPNSPSTAEPVQPAEPQAGAAQTATVTTQYLNVRAEPTQDSTRVGTLARGSTVQVLEEQNGWVRVRYQANGRTYEGWVDARYLQR from the coding sequence ATGGAGCGACTCAATCGCCTCTGGGTCGTGGTCGCCGTCCTGGTGGTCGCGTTCATGGCGTACAGCGTCGGGGGCTGGCTCAACAACGTGCAGCAAGCCATGACCACCGTCGACGACCTGATGGTGCGCATGACCCAGCTCGAGGCCCAGCAGGCGGAGATCTCCGCCGCCCTGGCGGGCAGCGGCGACCTGGCTTCCGGCTGGGACGACCAGAGCACCGCCGCCGGGGAGCAGCCCGCCGCCGGCGAAGAGCCGAATTCCCCCAGCACCGCCGAGCCGGTGCAGCCCGCCGAGCCCCAGGCCGGCGCCGCCCAGACGGCCACCGTCACCACCCAGTACCTGAACGTCCGGGCCGAGCCCACCCAGGATTCCACCCGGGTTGGCACCCTGGCCAGGGGCAGCACCGTCCAGGTGCTGGAGGAGCAGAACGGCTGGGTCCGGGTGCGCTACCAGGCCAACGGCCGCACCTACGAGGGTTGGGTCGACGCCCGTTACCTTCAGCGGTAG